In Agromyces sp. 3263, a single genomic region encodes these proteins:
- a CDS encoding MFS transporter, with amino-acid sequence MTRAARLGPVAAIVGFLAFVEFTSGILQGYYTPLLTDIARHLGIHDADVNWLEGTQLMLSALVVPAFAKLGDMVGHKRMLVWSTAITAVASTALAFTDQFWVFLAAWALQGFYVVWLPLEIALIWSRSRSAERPAAMTRKAAGLLVAALEFGAIAGALAAGALADVLPMQVLLLIPAVAVVLCLVVVVFGVKESPGLAGGRFDTGGLVLISLALLALTGGLSLMRLNGPADLLSWALVLLGALLVIPFARYELRHDDPLIDVRMFRSPSLWPVFLTAGLFGVSVLGAQAPLSTFARTDVAEVGYGLGATSFQTSLLVGSYVLSLVVGAMLFPLVTRWITPRVALIGASALVSLGYLLFLPFHEGYGQVLANMVIAGIGSGALVAALPAAAAAAAPAHQTGVATGLTNSVKTVGGAIASCVFGIALLGAAGEAATGTAGSFAGYVTVWLVCGVTAAVAAVLLAFVPKLAFSDAPAVEGATVVR; translated from the coding sequence ATGACGCGTGCTGCCAGACTCGGACCGGTCGCCGCCATCGTCGGCTTCCTCGCGTTCGTGGAGTTCACGAGCGGCATCCTGCAGGGCTACTACACGCCACTGCTGACCGACATCGCCCGCCACCTCGGCATCCACGACGCCGACGTGAACTGGCTCGAGGGCACCCAGCTCATGCTCTCGGCCCTCGTCGTGCCCGCGTTCGCGAAGCTCGGCGACATGGTCGGCCACAAGCGCATGCTGGTGTGGTCGACGGCCATCACCGCCGTCGCGTCCACGGCGCTCGCGTTCACCGACCAGTTCTGGGTGTTCCTCGCGGCATGGGCACTGCAGGGGTTCTACGTCGTGTGGCTCCCCCTCGAGATCGCGCTGATCTGGTCGCGCAGCCGGTCGGCCGAACGCCCCGCCGCGATGACGCGCAAGGCGGCGGGCCTGCTCGTCGCCGCCCTCGAGTTCGGGGCGATCGCCGGGGCGCTGGCGGCCGGCGCCCTCGCCGACGTGCTGCCGATGCAGGTGCTGCTGCTCATCCCCGCCGTCGCCGTCGTGCTGTGCCTCGTGGTCGTCGTGTTCGGCGTGAAGGAGTCACCCGGGCTCGCCGGCGGCCGTTTCGACACGGGCGGCCTGGTACTGATCTCCCTCGCGCTCCTGGCGCTCACCGGCGGGCTCAGCCTCATGCGCCTCAACGGCCCCGCCGACCTGCTGAGCTGGGCGCTGGTGCTGCTCGGCGCACTGCTCGTGATCCCCTTCGCGCGGTACGAGCTCCGACACGACGACCCGCTCATCGACGTGCGCATGTTCCGTTCGCCGTCACTCTGGCCGGTCTTCCTCACCGCGGGCCTCTTCGGCGTCAGCGTGCTCGGGGCGCAGGCGCCGCTGTCGACGTTCGCACGCACCGACGTCGCCGAGGTCGGCTACGGGCTCGGCGCCACGAGTTTCCAGACCTCGCTCCTCGTCGGCTCCTACGTGCTCTCCCTCGTCGTCGGCGCCATGCTGTTCCCACTCGTGACCCGTTGGATCACACCTCGCGTGGCGCTCATCGGCGCCAGCGCGCTCGTGTCGCTCGGGTACCTGCTGTTCCTGCCGTTCCACGAGGGATACGGCCAGGTGCTCGCGAACATGGTGATCGCGGGGATCGGCTCGGGTGCGCTCGTGGCCGCGCTCCCCGCCGCGGCCGCCGCGGCCGCCCCCGCGCACCAGACCGGCGTCGCGACCGGACTCACCAACTCGGTGAAGACGGTCGGCGGCGCGATCGCGTCGTGCGTGTTCGGCATCGCGCTCCTCGGTGCGGCCGGCGAGGCGGCCACGGGCACCGCCGGCTCCTTCGCCGGGTACGTCACCGTCTGGCTCGTCTGCGGCGTCACCGCGGCCGTCGCGGCCGTGCTGCTCGCGTTCGTGCCCAAGCTGGCGTTCTCGGATGCACCAGCGGTCGAGGGTGCCACGGTCGTACGCTGA
- a CDS encoding helix-turn-helix transcriptional regulator — translation MTPQELETLVYLRRARDLIDRDYAKPLDVPTMAEKALMSPAHFSRQFRAAYGETPYSYLMTRRIERAMALLRAGVSVTDACMAVGCTSLGSFSSRFSEIVGESPSAYRSREHDAVNAMPSCVAKAHTRPVRNASSRIGEAGGVSAA, via the coding sequence ATGACCCCGCAGGAGCTCGAGACCCTGGTGTACCTGCGCCGGGCGCGCGACCTCATCGACCGCGACTACGCCAAGCCGCTCGACGTGCCGACCATGGCCGAGAAGGCGCTCATGTCGCCCGCGCACTTCTCACGGCAGTTCCGCGCGGCGTATGGCGAGACGCCCTACAGCTACCTCATGACCCGCAGGATCGAGCGCGCCATGGCGCTGCTGCGCGCCGGCGTGAGCGTCACCGACGCCTGCATGGCGGTCGGCTGTACCTCGCTCGGGTCGTTCAGCTCGCGATTCTCCGAGATCGTCGGCGAGTCGCCGTCGGCGTACCGCAGCCGGGAGCACGACGCCGTCAACGCGATGCCCTCCTGCGTCGCCAAGGCGCACACCCGTCCGGTGCGGAACGCATCGAGCAGGATCGGAGAAGCCGGTGGCGTGAGCGCGGCCTAG
- a CDS encoding VOC family protein yields MTIALQYTNITVNDVDEAIAFYGDALGLKVVNDVASGKHRWVTLGSDAQPGLGIVLSEPHAGRSKADGDAMQELLAKGVLPMLVFSSDDIDATFETVRASGAEVLQEPIDQPWGPRDCAFRDPSGNTVRISQAA; encoded by the coding sequence ATGACCATCGCACTCCAGTACACCAACATCACCGTCAACGACGTCGACGAGGCCATCGCCTTCTACGGCGACGCGCTCGGCCTGAAGGTGGTGAACGACGTGGCCTCGGGGAAGCATCGCTGGGTCACACTCGGCAGCGATGCCCAGCCCGGCCTGGGCATCGTGCTCTCCGAGCCGCACGCGGGCCGTTCGAAGGCCGACGGCGACGCGATGCAGGAGCTGCTCGCCAAGGGCGTCCTGCCGATGCTCGTCTTCAGCTCCGACGACATCGACGCGACGTTCGAGACGGTGCGGGCCTCGGGGGCCGAGGTGCTCCAGGAGCCCATCGACCAGCCGTGGGGCCCCCGGGACTGCGCCTTCCGCGACCCGTCGGGCAACACCGTCCGCATCTCGCAGGCCGCCTGA
- a CDS encoding NAD(P)-binding domain-containing protein, whose product MDVTDRPVIGIFGAGKVGTALARLLVASGYDVLIAGSPRQTALDLLVSVVAPGARVVTPSALVEGADVIIVAVPFGKAGTVPWEDFGGRIVVDAMNYWPPVDGHIAAIDDDERSTSEINASRNPLARVVKSLNHVGYHEMEDDAMDAGSPLRRALAVVGDDADARAVIARLIDDIGFDAVDGGPLANGRALEPGHPAFGRELSASELAALLSPAAHLAA is encoded by the coding sequence GTGGACGTGACGGATCGGCCGGTCATCGGCATCTTCGGTGCGGGCAAGGTGGGCACTGCGCTCGCCCGGCTGCTCGTGGCATCCGGGTACGACGTCCTCATCGCCGGCTCGCCGCGACAGACCGCGCTCGACCTGCTCGTCTCGGTGGTCGCGCCCGGCGCACGAGTCGTCACCCCCTCCGCGCTCGTCGAGGGCGCGGACGTCATCATCGTGGCCGTGCCGTTCGGCAAGGCCGGCACCGTGCCCTGGGAGGACTTCGGCGGGCGCATCGTCGTCGACGCCATGAACTACTGGCCGCCGGTCGACGGGCACATCGCCGCCATCGACGACGACGAGCGGTCGACGAGCGAGATCAACGCCTCCCGCAATCCGCTCGCCCGGGTCGTGAAGTCGCTGAACCACGTCGGCTACCACGAGATGGAGGACGACGCGATGGACGCGGGATCCCCGCTGCGCCGAGCCCTCGCCGTGGTCGGCGACGACGCCGACGCCCGCGCCGTGATCGCCCGACTCATCGACGACATCGGGTTCGACGCGGTCGACGGCGGACCGCTCGCCAACGGGCGGGCACTCGAGCCCGGCCATCCCGCGTTCGGCCGCGAACTGTCGGCCTCGGAACTCGCGGCCCTGCTCTCGCCGGCGGCCCACCTCGCCGCCTGA
- a CDS encoding LLM class flavin-dependent oxidoreductase → MAERYEFGLDTFGDVTAGPDGTPLPHAQVLRNVVEEAMLADRLGLDFFGIGEHHRHEFAVSAPEVVLGTIAGRTERIHLGSAVTVLSSDDPVRVFQRFATLDGLSGGRAEVILGRGSFIESFPLFGFDLEQYQELFEEKLNLFSALLPQEPVTWSGELRPPLTDQLVYPPVEHGRLKTWVGVGGSPESVVRAAHYGLPLVLAIIGGSPARFAPLADLYRRALSQFGHPEQPVAIHSPGFIADSDAEALDVLWPHYKVIIDRIGRERGWGPVTREHFEGEAGPNGALYAGSPETVAQKIAAAMRTVGAVRFDLKYSNGTLPHEAMMGSIERYATLVVPRVRELLEAADAADAELDLVAAADRADAAAAAEHPAD, encoded by the coding sequence ATGGCCGAGCGCTACGAATTCGGACTCGACACCTTCGGTGACGTGACGGCGGGGCCCGACGGCACTCCACTGCCGCACGCACAGGTGCTGCGCAACGTCGTCGAGGAGGCGATGCTCGCGGATCGACTGGGCCTCGACTTCTTCGGCATCGGCGAGCATCATCGGCACGAGTTCGCCGTCTCCGCGCCCGAGGTCGTGCTCGGGACGATCGCCGGGCGCACCGAGCGGATCCACCTCGGCTCGGCCGTGACGGTGCTGAGCTCCGACGACCCCGTGCGCGTCTTCCAGCGCTTCGCCACGCTCGACGGGCTGTCGGGCGGCCGCGCGGAGGTCATCCTCGGTCGCGGCTCGTTCATCGAGTCGTTCCCGCTGTTCGGCTTCGACCTCGAGCAGTACCAGGAGCTCTTCGAGGAGAAGCTCAACCTCTTCTCGGCACTGCTGCCGCAGGAGCCCGTCACGTGGAGCGGCGAGCTCCGGCCCCCGCTCACCGACCAGCTCGTCTACCCGCCCGTGGAGCACGGGCGCCTGAAGACCTGGGTCGGTGTCGGTGGCAGTCCCGAGTCCGTCGTGCGTGCGGCCCACTACGGCCTGCCCCTCGTGCTGGCGATCATCGGCGGCAGCCCGGCGCGCTTCGCTCCGCTCGCCGACCTCTACCGCCGCGCGCTCTCCCAGTTCGGGCATCCCGAGCAGCCGGTCGCGATCCACTCGCCCGGATTCATCGCCGACAGCGACGCCGAGGCCCTGGACGTGCTGTGGCCGCACTACAAGGTCATCATCGACCGCATCGGCAGGGAGCGCGGCTGGGGCCCGGTCACGCGTGAGCACTTCGAGGGCGAGGCCGGACCGAACGGCGCCCTCTACGCCGGCTCGCCCGAGACCGTCGCGCAGAAGATCGCCGCGGCCATGCGCACGGTCGGTGCGGTGCGCTTCGACCTGAAGTACTCGAATGGCACCCTGCCGCACGAGGCGATGATGGGCAGCATCGAACGGTACGCCACGCTCGTCGTGCCCCGGGTCCGCGAACTCCTCGAGGCAGCGGATGCCGCGGACGCCGAGCTCGATCTCGTCGCCGCCGCCGACCGCGCGGATGCCGCGGCCGCGGCCGAGCATCCGGCCGACTGA
- a CDS encoding cation:proton antiporter, producing the protein MHETTLLLIEVGALLLGMSLLGRLALLIGISPIPFYLLLGLAFGEGGVIPLDASAEFLQTGSEIGIILLLALLGLEYTATELFTSLKSARVPGILDAILNAIPGAALALLLGWGPVAAVALAGVTWVSSSGVIAKLLRDLGRLSNRETPAILAVLVIEDLAMAFYLPVLSAIVIGVSLLQGAISVAIAVGVVALILYVALRHGHIVSRLFPADEYEPLLLGVLGLTMLVAGLAAQVGVSAAVGAFLVGIALSGRVAANASQVLTPLRDLFAATFFVFFGLTSDSSGLIPMLLPAAALAVVTIFTKLVTGAYAARQAGVGTLGQWRAGLSLAPRGEFSIVIAGIAVAAGVAPAIAPLATAYVLITIIAGTFLARLPDAAWFRAAVRRRAARTTAATGSA; encoded by the coding sequence ATGCACGAGACCACGCTGCTCCTCATCGAAGTCGGCGCGCTGCTTCTCGGCATGAGCCTGCTCGGGCGTCTCGCCCTCCTCATCGGCATCTCGCCGATCCCGTTCTACCTGCTGCTGGGCCTCGCCTTCGGCGAGGGCGGGGTGATCCCGCTCGACGCGAGCGCGGAGTTCCTGCAGACCGGTTCCGAGATCGGCATCATCCTGCTCCTCGCCCTGCTCGGCCTCGAGTACACGGCGACCGAGCTCTTCACGAGCCTGAAGTCGGCGCGGGTGCCCGGCATCCTCGACGCCATCCTGAACGCCATTCCCGGCGCGGCCCTCGCGCTCCTGCTCGGGTGGGGACCCGTCGCCGCGGTGGCGCTCGCCGGCGTCACGTGGGTCTCGTCGTCGGGCGTCATCGCCAAGCTCCTGCGCGACCTCGGCCGGCTCTCGAACCGTGAGACCCCCGCGATCCTCGCCGTCCTCGTGATCGAGGATCTCGCGATGGCGTTCTACCTGCCGGTCCTGTCGGCCATCGTCATCGGGGTGAGCCTCCTGCAGGGCGCGATCTCGGTCGCGATCGCGGTCGGCGTCGTGGCGCTCATCCTCTACGTCGCGCTCCGGCACGGTCACATCGTGTCGCGGCTGTTCCCGGCCGACGAGTACGAGCCCCTGCTGCTCGGCGTGCTCGGGCTCACCATGCTCGTGGCCGGGCTCGCCGCGCAGGTGGGCGTCTCCGCCGCCGTCGGCGCGTTCCTCGTCGGCATCGCGCTCTCGGGACGGGTCGCCGCGAACGCGAGCCAGGTGCTCACCCCGCTGCGCGATCTCTTCGCCGCGACGTTCTTCGTGTTCTTCGGGCTGACGAGCGACTCGTCGGGACTCATCCCGATGCTGCTTCCCGCGGCCGCGCTCGCGGTCGTCACCATCTTCACGAAGCTCGTCACGGGCGCCTACGCGGCCCGACAGGCCGGGGTGGGCACCCTCGGCCAATGGCGCGCCGGGCTGTCACTCGCCCCGCGCGGCGAGTTCTCGATCGTCATCGCGGGCATCGCCGTGGCCGCCGGCGTCGCGCCCGCGATCGCCCCGCTGGCCACCGCCTACGTGCTGATCACCATCATCGCCGGCACGTTCCTCGCCCGGCTTCCGGATGCCGCGTGGTTCAGGGCCGCCGTGCGCCGCCGCGCTGCCCGGACCACCGCGGCGACCGGCTCGGCCTGA
- a CDS encoding cation:proton antiporter regulatory subunit yields MGIHIEKVDLPGIGVRHDLVTEGGRRISVVSHRDGERDLGVFDIDDPDACRDSIPLNDDEAAALADVLGASVMLSRLQSLSDETAGLYTEQIALPTDSPYLNRTLGDTKARTRTHASIVAIVRDGAIIPSPTPAERLRAGDVIVGVGTREGLDGVARLLSNGPG; encoded by the coding sequence GTGGGTATTCATATCGAGAAGGTCGACCTTCCCGGGATCGGCGTTCGCCACGACCTCGTCACCGAGGGCGGCCGGCGGATCAGCGTGGTCTCGCACCGGGACGGTGAGCGCGACCTGGGCGTCTTCGACATCGACGACCCCGACGCCTGCCGCGACTCCATCCCCTTGAACGACGACGAGGCGGCGGCCCTGGCCGACGTGCTCGGAGCATCCGTCATGCTCAGCCGGCTGCAGAGCCTCAGCGACGAGACCGCGGGCCTCTACACCGAGCAGATCGCACTTCCGACGGACTCGCCCTACCTGAATCGCACGCTCGGCGACACGAAGGCTCGCACGCGCACGCACGCGTCGATCGTGGCCATCGTGCGCGACGGGGCGATCATCCCCTCCCCCACGCCGGCAGAGCGGCTGCGCGCGGGCGACGTCATCGTTGGCGTCGGGACTCGTGAAGGACTCGACGGAGTAGCCAGGCTCCTCTCCAACGGCCCCGGCTGA
- a CDS encoding metal-dependent hydrolase: protein MTLPRRDTRVTYPGGALEAITRVVHVAPASDGLLAVFTESTSFHPVDVAWPDQPADAGVIRGAAGDVVVRDAVVAATDGEALHLGSEIPVRTGADGWVFLVAHLVDADAAIAEGDEVTIEADAATRRALSTGHTACHVASLALNRALASRWSKPTREDALGSPDFDAAAISSSRIVPNGSVDRYRLNKSLRRAGFDAASLTGDLEALQREVAEQLDAWLATGGAVRVDAAGDGLTDRRTWVCELPDGTARIACGGTHLTSLAGLSAIVPSFSLVDDGGTPVLEMTNEARLRH, encoded by the coding sequence GTGACCCTTCCGCGTCGCGACACCCGCGTCACGTACCCGGGCGGTGCCCTCGAGGCGATCACCCGAGTCGTCCACGTCGCGCCCGCCAGTGATGGCCTGCTGGCCGTCTTCACCGAGTCCACGAGCTTCCATCCGGTCGACGTCGCATGGCCCGACCAGCCCGCCGACGCCGGCGTCATCCGCGGCGCCGCGGGTGACGTGGTCGTGCGCGATGCCGTCGTCGCCGCCACTGACGGCGAGGCGCTGCACCTCGGCTCCGAGATCCCCGTGCGCACCGGCGCCGACGGCTGGGTCTTCCTCGTCGCGCACCTCGTCGACGCCGACGCGGCCATCGCGGAGGGCGACGAGGTGACCATCGAGGCGGATGCCGCGACGCGGCGCGCCCTGTCGACCGGCCACACGGCCTGCCACGTCGCCTCGCTCGCGCTGAACCGGGCACTCGCCTCCCGCTGGTCGAAGCCGACCCGCGAGGATGCCCTCGGCAGTCCCGACTTCGACGCCGCGGCGATCTCCTCGTCGCGCATCGTGCCGAACGGATCGGTGGACCGCTACCGGCTCAACAAGTCGCTGCGTCGCGCCGGGTTCGACGCGGCGTCGCTGACCGGAGATCTCGAGGCGCTGCAACGCGAGGTCGCCGAGCAGCTCGACGCCTGGCTCGCGACCGGCGGGGCCGTTCGGGTGGACGCCGCAGGCGACGGGCTCACCGACCGACGCACCTGGGTGTGCGAGCTGCCCGACGGCACCGCGCGCATCGCGTGCGGCGGCACGCACCTCACCTCGCTCGCCGGGCTGTCGGCGATCGTGCCCTCGTTCTCGCTGGTCGACGATGGCGGGACCCCGGTGCTCGAGATGACGAACGAGGCCCGGCTCCGACACTGA
- a CDS encoding acyl-CoA dehydrogenase family protein gives MSATPDSVLDDELLERVRERAAGYDRDNAFFDADLADLRAAGYLTALVPEEYGGLGWRFEDAVRAQGRLAGAAPATALAVNMHLVWTGVAKILRDRGDDTLDFLLREAGDGEVFGFGISEAGNDLMLFGSRTAAEPQPDGGYRFSGRKIFTSLSPAWTRLGTMGLDTSSADAPKIVYAFIDREDPDIRILDDWDTLGMRASQSRTTVLDGAFAAPDRIVRRLDPGPNADPLIFGIFASFELLLAAVYSGIGARALDLAVAAAHRRTSMKRDGAPLAQDPDIRWRVADAAIAQDAIEPQLLAIARDLDGLVDHGSRWFAKLVGVKVRATETAKHVVDQAVRVSGGSSYFSGSELGRLYRDVLAGIFHPSDDESAHSTVANAWLGPVEG, from the coding sequence GTGAGCGCGACGCCAGACTCCGTCCTCGACGATGAACTCCTCGAACGGGTGCGCGAGCGCGCCGCCGGATACGACCGCGACAACGCGTTCTTCGACGCGGACCTCGCCGACCTCCGCGCAGCCGGGTACCTCACGGCCCTCGTGCCGGAGGAGTACGGCGGGCTCGGCTGGAGGTTCGAGGACGCCGTGCGCGCGCAGGGGCGCCTGGCCGGCGCGGCACCGGCCACTGCACTCGCCGTGAACATGCACCTCGTGTGGACCGGCGTCGCGAAGATCCTCCGCGATCGGGGCGACGACACGCTCGACTTCCTGCTGCGCGAGGCCGGTGACGGCGAGGTCTTCGGGTTCGGCATCAGCGAGGCCGGCAACGACCTCATGCTGTTCGGGTCGCGGACCGCGGCCGAACCGCAGCCGGACGGCGGCTACCGCTTCAGCGGGCGGAAGATCTTCACCTCGCTCTCTCCAGCGTGGACGAGGCTCGGCACGATGGGCCTCGACACGTCGTCGGCCGATGCACCGAAGATCGTCTACGCGTTCATCGATCGGGAGGATCCCGACATCCGGATCCTCGACGACTGGGACACTCTCGGCATGCGTGCGTCGCAGAGCCGCACGACGGTGCTCGACGGCGCGTTCGCGGCGCCCGACCGCATCGTGCGACGCCTCGACCCGGGCCCGAACGCCGACCCCCTCATCTTCGGCATCTTCGCGAGCTTCGAGCTGCTCCTCGCCGCGGTGTACTCAGGGATCGGCGCCCGCGCGCTCGACCTCGCGGTGGCGGCCGCCCACCGGCGCACCTCCATGAAGCGCGACGGCGCACCGCTCGCACAGGACCCCGACATCCGCTGGCGGGTCGCCGACGCGGCGATCGCCCAGGACGCGATCGAGCCGCAGCTGCTGGCCATCGCCCGGGACCTCGACGGGCTCGTCGACCACGGTTCCCGCTGGTTCGCCAAGCTGGTCGGCGTGAAGGTGCGCGCGACGGAGACGGCGAAGCACGTCGTCGACCAGGCGGTGCGCGTCTCCGGCGGCTCGTCGTACTTCTCGGGCTCGGAGCTCGGGCGGCTGTACCGCGACGTGCTCGCCGGGATCTTCCACCCGTCCGACGACGAGTCGGCGCACAGCACGGTGGCCAACGCCTGGCTCGGTCCCGTCGAGGGCTAG
- a CDS encoding DUF4349 domain-containing protein produces the protein MRRLAPAAAAAAITALLLSGCSMGAHDSTAPMVEAPAGPVAPQPGEAQDQAADQSAESATSPASGADADAADRSVITTGWASVTVDDPIAAAEDAATIAEDAGGRVDNRSESPGTDAQPPSASLTLRVPSDVVDDVVDELRTLGTVNSVSMNASDVTQQRQDLDGRIEALTVSVDRLTQLLATATTVTDLIAIESELTTRQAELDSLTQQRDSLVDQVDYATIGLELVTAAAAPDPRPDDFWSGIVVGWNALVGFAAWLGVAIGVALPWLLAALVTGAVVILIVVLTTRRRRPADHTTAAPRHDSPEA, from the coding sequence ATGAGACGACTCGCACCCGCGGCGGCCGCCGCCGCGATCACCGCACTGCTCCTCTCCGGATGCTCGATGGGAGCGCACGACTCCACCGCGCCGATGGTCGAGGCCCCCGCCGGTCCCGTCGCACCCCAGCCGGGCGAGGCGCAGGACCAGGCCGCCGACCAGTCGGCGGAGTCGGCAACGTCGCCCGCGTCGGGCGCCGATGCCGATGCGGCCGACCGCAGCGTCATCACCACCGGCTGGGCCTCGGTCACCGTCGACGACCCCATCGCCGCCGCGGAGGATGCCGCGACGATCGCCGAGGACGCCGGCGGCCGCGTCGACAACCGCTCCGAGAGCCCCGGCACCGACGCGCAGCCGCCCAGCGCATCGCTCACGCTGCGCGTGCCGTCCGACGTCGTGGACGACGTGGTCGACGAGCTTCGGACGCTCGGCACCGTCAACTCGGTGTCCATGAACGCGTCGGATGTCACGCAGCAGCGCCAGGACCTCGACGGCCGCATCGAGGCGCTCACCGTGTCGGTCGACCGCCTCACGCAGCTGCTCGCCACCGCCACGACGGTGACCGACCTCATCGCCATCGAGTCGGAGCTGACCACCCGGCAGGCGGAGCTGGACAGCCTCACCCAGCAGCGGGACTCGCTCGTCGACCAGGTCGACTACGCCACGATCGGCCTCGAGCTCGTGACCGCGGCGGCCGCGCCCGACCCCCGGCCCGACGATTTCTGGAGCGGCATCGTGGTCGGCTGGAACGCCCTCGTCGGCTTCGCCGCGTGGCTCGGGGTGGCGATCGGCGTGGCCCTGCCGTGGCTGCTCGCCGCGCTCGTCACCGGCGCCGTCGTCATCCTCATCGTCGTGCTGACCACCCGCCGGCGGCGGCCGGCCGATCACACGACGGCCGCCCCGCGCCACGACTCGCCCGAGGCGTAG
- a CDS encoding aldo/keto reductase translates to MSQPVVPAPTLSLDDGAMIPQLGLGLYKVPAGDAEALCRTAIELGYRHLDTAAFYANEAEVGRAVRGAPVAREELFVTTKVWKDDNGFDTTMRAFDASMDRLGLDSLDLYLIHWPVPSTDRYVDTWRALIRLQEEGRVRSIGVANFHPHHIERLVAETGVAPVVNQVELHPWLPQAAVREFDSARGIRTEAWSPLARGRVLGTPLLDDLADKHGRTPAQIVLRWHVELGNVVIPKASSAARLRENLDVFDFALDDEDLAALATLETGERTGRDPDLD, encoded by the coding sequence ATGTCCCAGCCCGTCGTACCCGCCCCGACGCTGTCGCTCGACGACGGCGCCATGATCCCGCAGCTCGGCCTCGGACTGTACAAGGTGCCGGCCGGCGACGCAGAGGCGCTCTGCCGTACCGCGATCGAGCTCGGGTACCGGCACCTCGACACGGCCGCGTTCTACGCCAACGAGGCGGAGGTGGGGCGCGCCGTGCGCGGGGCGCCCGTGGCGCGGGAGGAGCTCTTCGTCACCACCAAGGTCTGGAAGGACGACAACGGCTTCGACACCACGATGCGCGCCTTCGACGCGAGCATGGACCGGCTCGGCCTCGACTCGCTCGACCTCTACCTCATCCACTGGCCGGTGCCGTCGACCGACCGCTATGTCGACACGTGGCGAGCGCTGATCCGGCTGCAGGAGGAGGGCCGCGTGCGATCCATCGGCGTGGCCAACTTCCATCCCCACCACATCGAGCGCCTCGTCGCCGAGACCGGGGTCGCCCCCGTCGTGAACCAGGTGGAGCTGCATCCGTGGCTGCCCCAGGCGGCGGTGCGCGAGTTCGATTCGGCACGCGGCATCCGCACCGAGGCGTGGTCGCCCCTCGCACGCGGCCGGGTGCTCGGCACGCCGCTGCTCGACGACCTCGCCGACAAGCACGGGCGCACACCGGCGCAGATCGTGCTGCGCTGGCACGTCGAGCTCGGCAATGTCGTCATCCCGAAGGCGTCGTCGGCAGCGCGGCTGCGCGAGAACCTCGACGTCTTCGACTTCGCGCTCGACGACGAGGACCTCGCGGCGCTGGCCACGCTCGAGACCGGCGAGCGCACCGGCCGCGACCCCGACCTCGACTGA